Proteins from a single region of Nocardioides anomalus:
- a CDS encoding aconitate hydratase produces MASKDSFGAKSTLEVGGSSYQIFRLDQVEGEGLDVASLPFSLKVLLENLLRTEDGADITEEHIRALAGWDADAQPDTEIQFTPARVIMQDFTGVPCIVDLATMREAMAELGGDATRINPLAPAELVIDHSVIADVFGTPEAFERNVEIEYERNRERYQFLRWGQGAFEDFKVVPPGTGIVHQVNIEHLARVVFTREVDGELTAYPDTCVGTDSHTTMVNGIGVVGWGVGGIEAEAAMLGQPVSMLIPRVVGFKLNNDLPEGATATDLVLTITEMLRQHGVVGKFVEFYGPGVSALPLANRATIGNMSPEFGSTIAVFPVDEQTIEYLKLTGRTEEQLALVEAYAKEQGLWHDPDAEPRYSEKLELDLATVVPSLAGPKRPQDRVSLSEAKEGFRGALGDYVSAADADDDADDAADASGYDEEVEESFPASDVPSHNGNGSAPPRDYVSAAPADGGRPSNPALVTLEDGTRFEVDHGAVAIAAITSCTNTSNPSVMIGAALLAKKAVEKGLERKPWVKTTLAPGSKVVSDYYEKAGLTPYLDKLGFNLVGYGCTTCIGNSGPLIPEVSQAVNDHDLAVVSVLSGNRNFEGRINPDVKMNYLASPPLVVAYALAGSMDVDLFSDPLGQDQDGHDVYMRDIWPSAKEVEDVIATAITSDMFTDDYADVFAGDQQWQSLPTPEGDTFAWDPESTYVRKPPYFDGMPDEPEPVTDIEGARVLLKLGDSVTTDHISPAGAIKKDSPAGSYLAEHGVEQRDFNSYGSRRGNHEVMIRGTFANIRLRNQLAPGTEGGFTRDFTTADGDVTTVYEASEHYLAAGTPLVVLAGKEYGSGSSRDWAAKGTALLGVKAVVAESYERIHRSNLIGMGVLPLQYPEGQNAESLGLTGEETFSITGVTGLNDGSTPRTVKVTAGDTEFDAVVRIDTPGEANYYRNGGIMQYVLRNLRRG; encoded by the coding sequence GTGGCCAGCAAGGACAGCTTCGGCGCGAAGAGCACGCTCGAGGTGGGCGGTTCGTCGTACCAGATCTTCCGGCTCGACCAGGTGGAGGGTGAGGGGCTCGACGTCGCGTCGCTGCCCTTCAGCCTCAAGGTGCTGCTGGAGAACCTCCTGCGCACCGAGGACGGCGCCGACATCACCGAGGAACACATCCGCGCCCTCGCCGGGTGGGACGCCGACGCCCAGCCGGACACCGAGATCCAGTTCACGCCGGCGCGCGTGATCATGCAGGACTTCACCGGCGTGCCGTGCATCGTCGACCTGGCCACCATGCGCGAGGCGATGGCCGAGCTCGGGGGCGACGCGACGAGGATCAACCCGCTGGCGCCGGCCGAGCTGGTCATCGACCACTCGGTGATCGCCGACGTCTTCGGCACGCCGGAGGCCTTCGAGCGCAACGTCGAGATCGAGTACGAGCGCAACCGCGAGCGCTACCAGTTCCTGCGCTGGGGCCAGGGCGCCTTCGAGGACTTCAAGGTCGTCCCGCCCGGCACCGGCATCGTGCACCAGGTCAACATCGAGCACCTCGCCCGCGTGGTCTTCACCCGCGAGGTCGACGGCGAGCTCACGGCCTACCCCGACACCTGTGTCGGCACCGACTCCCACACCACGATGGTCAACGGCATCGGCGTGGTCGGCTGGGGCGTGGGCGGCATCGAGGCCGAGGCCGCCATGCTCGGCCAGCCCGTCTCGATGCTCATCCCACGGGTGGTCGGCTTCAAGCTCAACAACGACCTGCCCGAGGGCGCCACGGCCACCGACCTGGTGCTCACCATCACCGAGATGCTGCGCCAGCACGGCGTGGTCGGGAAGTTCGTGGAGTTCTACGGCCCGGGCGTCTCCGCGCTGCCGCTGGCCAACCGGGCCACGATCGGCAACATGAGCCCGGAGTTCGGCTCGACCATCGCGGTGTTCCCGGTCGACGAGCAGACCATCGAGTACCTCAAGCTCACCGGCCGCACCGAGGAGCAGCTCGCGCTGGTCGAGGCCTACGCCAAGGAGCAGGGCCTCTGGCACGACCCGGACGCCGAGCCGCGCTACTCCGAGAAGCTCGAGCTCGACCTGGCCACGGTCGTCCCGTCGCTGGCCGGCCCGAAGCGGCCCCAGGACCGGGTCTCGCTGTCGGAGGCCAAGGAGGGCTTCCGCGGTGCGCTCGGCGACTACGTGAGCGCCGCCGACGCCGATGACGACGCCGACGACGCCGCGGACGCCAGCGGGTACGACGAGGAGGTCGAGGAGAGCTTCCCGGCCTCCGACGTGCCCAGCCACAACGGCAACGGCTCGGCCCCGCCGCGCGACTACGTCTCCGCGGCGCCGGCCGACGGCGGCCGGCCGAGCAACCCCGCCCTGGTCACGCTGGAGGACGGGACGAGGTTCGAGGTCGACCACGGCGCGGTGGCCATCGCGGCGATCACCTCGTGCACCAACACCTCGAACCCCTCGGTGATGATCGGCGCCGCCCTGCTGGCCAAGAAGGCCGTGGAGAAGGGCCTGGAGCGCAAGCCGTGGGTCAAGACCACGCTGGCGCCCGGCTCCAAGGTGGTCTCGGACTACTACGAGAAGGCCGGGCTCACGCCGTACCTCGACAAGCTGGGCTTCAACCTCGTCGGCTACGGCTGCACGACGTGCATCGGCAACTCCGGCCCGCTCATCCCCGAGGTCAGCCAGGCCGTCAACGACCACGACCTCGCCGTCGTCTCGGTGCTGTCGGGCAACCGCAACTTCGAGGGCCGGATCAACCCCGACGTGAAGATGAACTACCTGGCCTCGCCGCCGCTGGTGGTCGCCTACGCGCTGGCCGGCTCGATGGACGTGGACCTGTTCTCCGACCCGCTCGGCCAGGACCAGGACGGCCACGACGTCTACATGAGGGACATCTGGCCCTCGGCCAAGGAGGTCGAGGACGTCATCGCGACCGCGATCACCTCCGACATGTTCACCGACGACTACGCCGACGTCTTCGCCGGCGACCAGCAGTGGCAGTCGCTGCCCACGCCGGAGGGCGACACCTTCGCCTGGGACCCGGAGTCGACCTACGTCCGCAAGCCGCCGTACTTCGACGGGATGCCAGACGAGCCGGAGCCGGTCACCGACATCGAGGGCGCGCGGGTGCTGCTCAAGCTGGGCGACTCGGTCACCACCGACCACATCAGCCCGGCCGGTGCGATCAAGAAGGACTCGCCCGCGGGCAGCTACCTCGCCGAGCACGGCGTCGAGCAGCGCGACTTCAACTCCTACGGCTCGCGCCGCGGCAACCACGAGGTGATGATCCGGGGCACCTTCGCCAACATCCGGCTGCGCAACCAGCTGGCGCCGGGCACCGAGGGCGGCTTCACCCGGGACTTCACCACCGCCGACGGTGACGTGACCACGGTCTACGAGGCGTCCGAGCACTACCTGGCCGCCGGGACGCCGCTCGTGGTCCTGGCCGGCAAGGAGTACGGCTCCGGCTCCTCGCGCGACTGGGCCGCCAAGGGCACCGCGCTGCTGGGCGTCAAGGCGGTCGTCGCCGAGTCCTACGAGCGCATCCACCG